One region of Priestia megaterium genomic DNA includes:
- a CDS encoding WecB/TagA/CpsF family glycosyltransferase, whose translation MKENILGIDVCSDTYDELAAKLLQDIDKGRKSFIVAINPEKIMKAQEDQELKSLLNQATYQIPDGIGVILASKLKKGRIRERVTGIDMMLKLCKEATNNGKRIFLYGAKPGIADEAKAKLEEMFPGILIVGTLNGYEKNEEVIERTINDSGAEIVFVALGSPAQENWIIAHKEKLNPSVYQGVGGSFDVISGRLNRAPAVFQKFGLEWLYRLLKEPWRWKRQLELPRFLLRVLRG comes from the coding sequence ATGAAGGAAAACATCTTAGGAATAGACGTTTGTAGCGACACGTACGATGAGCTAGCGGCAAAGTTACTTCAGGATATAGATAAAGGCCGAAAATCATTTATTGTAGCAATCAATCCTGAAAAAATTATGAAAGCACAAGAAGATCAGGAACTAAAGTCACTGTTAAATCAAGCGACTTATCAAATTCCAGATGGAATCGGTGTGATTTTAGCTTCAAAGCTCAAAAAGGGACGTATTCGTGAGCGTGTAACGGGTATTGATATGATGCTGAAGCTGTGCAAAGAAGCAACTAATAACGGTAAAAGAATTTTTTTATACGGAGCCAAGCCTGGCATTGCAGATGAAGCCAAAGCTAAATTGGAAGAGATGTTTCCAGGGATTTTAATTGTTGGAACATTAAATGGCTATGAAAAAAATGAAGAAGTTATTGAACGTACGATTAATGATTCAGGAGCAGAAATTGTGTTTGTCGCTTTAGGCAGTCCAGCGCAAGAAAATTGGATTATTGCTCATAAAGAAAAACTCAATCCTTCTGTTTATCAAGGCGTAGGCGGCTCGTTTGATGTTATTTCAGGACGATTGAACCGGGCACCGGCTGTTTTTCAAAAATTTGGTTTAGAGTGGCTTTATCGACTATTAAAAGAACCATGGAGATGGAAGCGTCAGTTAGAATTGCCTAGGTTTCTTCTTCGAGTGTTAAGAGGTTAA
- a CDS encoding nucleotide sugar dehydrogenase: protein MTKKLCVVGLGYIGLPTAVMFANHGLYVHGVDVNEKAVELIKNKQLHIEENGLQERLESAVDNGHFTVGTTAEEADIFIIAVPSPINEDKTANLNYVREATKSIVPYVRKGNLVILESTVPPRTVEDVMLPVLKETGLELGSELFVSHSPERVIPGKVFEELVNNDRIVGGINEESSRLTVELYKTFVKGNIHVTDATTAEMVKVIENTYRDVNIAFANELAKISEKIGVNAWEAIKLANYHPRVNIHLPGPGVGGHCIAVDPWFLTELQPELAKIISLSRQTNDSMPEYTALKTKSLLDEKGIQHGRVAVLGLAFKGNIDDMRESPSTDVLHHLEKLGVDYTAFDPHIKENKIERQTQSLDEAVAHADVILILTDHNEFKELLPSAVENHMRTKIIFDTKNCIQRDQWKAAGFDVVLLGDSKVSTL from the coding sequence ATGACAAAGAAATTGTGTGTAGTTGGTTTAGGATATATAGGTTTACCGACAGCTGTTATGTTTGCCAATCACGGCTTATATGTACATGGTGTTGACGTAAATGAAAAAGCAGTAGAATTAATTAAAAATAAGCAACTTCATATAGAAGAAAATGGCTTACAAGAACGTTTAGAATCAGCAGTTGACAACGGCCACTTTACGGTAGGCACAACAGCTGAAGAGGCGGATATTTTTATTATTGCTGTACCATCACCAATTAATGAAGATAAAACGGCAAACTTGAACTATGTTCGAGAAGCGACAAAATCAATTGTTCCTTACGTTCGTAAAGGAAATTTAGTTATTTTAGAATCCACAGTTCCTCCGCGTACAGTAGAAGACGTTATGCTACCTGTGCTAAAAGAAACTGGTTTAGAATTAGGCAGTGAGTTATTTGTTTCTCACTCACCTGAACGTGTTATTCCAGGAAAAGTATTTGAGGAACTAGTAAATAATGACCGTATTGTCGGTGGTATTAACGAAGAGTCCAGTCGCTTGACTGTTGAGCTTTATAAAACATTTGTAAAAGGAAATATTCACGTAACGGATGCTACAACAGCTGAAATGGTGAAAGTAATTGAAAACACATATCGTGATGTGAACATTGCCTTTGCAAATGAGCTGGCAAAAATCAGTGAAAAAATTGGTGTAAATGCGTGGGAAGCGATTAAGTTAGCGAACTATCATCCACGTGTAAACATCCATTTACCAGGTCCTGGTGTAGGCGGCCACTGTATTGCTGTTGACCCTTGGTTCTTAACGGAGCTTCAGCCAGAACTTGCGAAAATTATTTCTCTTTCTCGTCAGACAAATGATTCAATGCCTGAATATACAGCATTAAAAACGAAAAGCCTACTAGATGAGAAGGGCATTCAACATGGACGTGTAGCTGTTTTAGGTTTAGCTTTTAAAGGAAATATTGATGATATGCGTGAAAGTCCATCAACGGATGTGCTTCATCACTTAGAAAAGCTAGGTGTTGATTACACAGCATTTGATCCTCATATCAAAGAGAATAAAATCGAACGTCAGACGCAAAGTTTGGATGAAGCTGTTGCACATGCAGATGTGATTCTTATTTTAACAGATCATAATGAGTTCAAAGAGCTTCTTCCATCAGCTGTTGAAAATCATATGCGTACAAAGATTATTTTTGATACGAAAAACTGCATTCAGCGTGATCAATGGAAAGCAGCAGGCTTTGACGTAGTGTTACTTGGTGATTCAAAAGTTTCTACTTTATAA
- the galU gene encoding UTP--glucose-1-phosphate uridylyltransferase GalU — MKIRKAIIPAAGLGTRFLPATKAQPKEMLPIVDKPTIQYIVEEAVASGIEDILIVSGRGKRAIEDHFDKSYELEETLAAKEKWDMLEEVQGISNLANVHYIRQKEPKGLGHAIHCARSFIGDEPFAVMLGDDVVQSETPCLKQLMDVYEKYECAVVGVQEVPRKETSKYGIVGPKGEPLEKGLLDVETLVEKPNPEDAPSGYAIMGRYILTPEIFDILSREEIGAGGEIQLTDAILRLNEFQRVLAYYFEGKRYDVGDKFGFIKATIDLALQREPLREELVSYFREIVEKEGHM; from the coding sequence GTGAAAATTCGTAAAGCTATTATTCCAGCAGCTGGATTAGGGACACGCTTTTTGCCGGCTACAAAAGCACAGCCTAAAGAAATGCTGCCAATTGTAGATAAACCAACGATTCAATACATTGTGGAAGAAGCAGTAGCATCAGGTATTGAAGATATTTTAATTGTAAGCGGTCGCGGAAAACGAGCAATCGAGGATCATTTTGATAAATCATATGAGCTAGAAGAAACATTAGCGGCAAAGGAAAAGTGGGACATGCTTGAAGAAGTGCAGGGGATTTCGAATTTGGCTAATGTTCACTACATTCGTCAAAAGGAACCTAAAGGATTAGGTCATGCCATTCACTGTGCAAGAAGTTTTATCGGAGATGAACCGTTTGCTGTTATGCTAGGGGATGATGTAGTCCAATCAGAAACACCTTGTTTGAAACAGTTAATGGACGTATACGAAAAATATGAATGCGCTGTAGTTGGTGTACAGGAGGTGCCTAGGAAAGAAACCTCAAAGTACGGAATTGTAGGTCCTAAAGGAGAGCCTCTTGAAAAAGGATTATTAGACGTAGAAACGCTCGTTGAAAAACCGAATCCAGAAGATGCCCCTTCAGGCTATGCAATTATGGGGCGCTATATTTTAACACCGGAAATTTTTGATATCTTAAGCAGAGAAGAGATTGGTGCAGGTGGAGAAATTCAATTAACAGATGCTATTTTACGTCTGAATGAATTTCAACGTGTTCTTGCTTATTATTTCGAAGGAAAACGTTATGATGTTGGAGATAAATTTGGATTCATTAAAGCAACAATTGATTTAGCCTTACAAAGAGAACCGCTGCGAGAAGAGTTAGTGAGCTATTTTAGAGAAATTGTCGAAAAAGAAGGGCATATGTAA
- a CDS encoding DEAD/DEAH box helicase: protein MFDLFHLTLEVEPVHDDFFLYCVSPSGQILLPDTWKDALFLWHEQTYYGSEATQVEINGKKGILLSAWQMFTFIQSPIQQHVLKPALSASAEDYQQIAVDMTKKIIQGKFHSLPLKKQMTGSLSQADEQEWRAQIKESLLKKEGKDFLISIGGESYNPPFDLSLRVVEPTTDGDVWTAETFVIPHDEAKEPFILGGTLPKEWNHYESYIAYEHERWKALAPTLYQKGAFIQSVLTDEEVWEFLTQDSAALIEQGVSIHLPSWWESLKKATIKVSGAIENTSSALFGKQAISSFRWSFSIGDQTFSEEEFRKLVEQKRRLLSINGQWIQLDSRLIKQAQKIVKEASKKGVSIHEILKTKLTYMADSKTDEEEVKVEFQLPASFQSFITSLTDLERLPEVLPPSEFKGILRPYQQQGLNWLMFLRKFNLGGCLADDMGLGKTIQLISYLTNIHQLHSFPSLIVCPTSLIGNWEKELQKFAPSLRVHVHYGPKRTGGDAFEKICESTDVVITTYQVALLDVELLKGFIWNSISLDEAQHVKNPQTKQARAIRQLQARHKIALTGTPIENRLLELWSLFEFINPGYLGTINSFKNRFVAGIEKGEKPERTVELKALIQPFLLRRTKQDKSIARSLPDKQEQKEYIPLTAEQASLYQELVQEMLQETEEKTGFERKGMILQTLNKLKLLCNHPALYLKESAAKQTVRRSHKSEKIIELVESIRTQQESCLIFTQYIETGLMLQRTLEKEINEPVLFLHGSLSKEQRDEMVAQFQARKKAIFILSLRAGGTGLNLTAANHVIHFDRWWNPAVENQATDRAHRIGQNKFVHVHKFITRGTIEEKIDEVINQKQHLNNELIQGDQWVTELSNKELQELLAYRNE from the coding sequence ATGTTTGATTTGTTTCATTTAACACTTGAAGTCGAACCTGTACACGATGACTTTTTTCTCTACTGTGTATCACCTAGCGGCCAAATTTTGCTCCCTGATACATGGAAAGATGCGCTGTTTCTATGGCATGAACAGACCTATTACGGAAGTGAAGCTACACAGGTTGAGATTAATGGAAAAAAAGGAATTCTTCTTTCTGCATGGCAAATGTTCACTTTCATACAATCACCTATTCAACAGCATGTGTTGAAACCGGCTTTGTCCGCTTCAGCGGAAGATTATCAGCAAATTGCAGTCGATATGACAAAGAAGATTATCCAAGGGAAATTTCATTCTCTTCCTTTAAAAAAACAAATGACTGGATCGCTTTCACAAGCTGATGAGCAAGAGTGGCGAGCACAAATTAAAGAGAGCCTATTAAAAAAAGAAGGAAAAGACTTTTTAATAAGCATAGGAGGCGAGAGCTATAATCCTCCCTTTGACCTTTCATTGCGTGTTGTAGAGCCAACGACCGATGGAGATGTATGGACGGCTGAAACATTTGTGATTCCCCACGATGAAGCCAAAGAACCTTTTATACTGGGAGGAACACTTCCTAAAGAGTGGAATCACTACGAATCATATATCGCTTACGAACACGAACGATGGAAAGCATTGGCTCCTACTTTATACCAAAAAGGAGCGTTTATTCAGTCTGTCCTAACAGATGAGGAAGTATGGGAATTTCTAACTCAAGATAGTGCAGCATTGATTGAACAAGGTGTCTCTATCCATTTGCCAAGCTGGTGGGAATCATTAAAAAAAGCCACCATAAAAGTATCTGGCGCTATAGAAAATACTTCATCTGCATTGTTTGGTAAACAAGCTATCAGCAGCTTCCGCTGGTCATTTTCTATTGGCGATCAAACTTTTTCAGAAGAAGAGTTTCGGAAATTAGTCGAACAAAAACGCCGATTATTATCTATTAACGGACAGTGGATTCAACTGGATTCTAGATTAATTAAACAAGCGCAGAAAATTGTTAAAGAAGCTAGTAAAAAAGGCGTCTCAATTCATGAAATTTTAAAAACGAAGCTAACCTACATGGCAGACAGTAAAACTGATGAAGAAGAGGTAAAAGTTGAATTCCAACTCCCCGCTTCCTTTCAATCATTTATTACATCCTTAACGGATTTAGAACGGCTGCCGGAAGTGCTGCCTCCCTCTGAATTTAAAGGGATATTAAGACCTTATCAGCAGCAAGGCTTGAATTGGCTCATGTTTTTGAGAAAGTTTAACTTAGGAGGATGTCTAGCAGATGACATGGGGCTAGGTAAAACCATTCAATTAATTAGTTATTTAACAAACATTCATCAGTTACATAGCTTTCCTTCTCTTATCGTTTGCCCAACTTCTTTAATTGGAAACTGGGAAAAAGAATTACAGAAATTTGCCCCTTCTCTTCGTGTTCATGTTCATTACGGGCCGAAAAGAACCGGCGGAGATGCATTTGAGAAGATATGTGAAAGTACTGACGTGGTGATTACGACTTATCAAGTTGCCCTTTTGGATGTCGAATTGTTGAAAGGGTTTATATGGAACAGCATTTCCTTAGACGAAGCGCAACATGTTAAAAACCCGCAGACTAAACAGGCGAGAGCCATCCGTCAGCTGCAAGCAAGACACAAAATTGCGCTTACTGGAACTCCAATTGAAAACCGTCTGCTGGAACTATGGTCATTATTTGAATTCATCAATCCCGGTTACTTAGGAACAATCAATTCATTTAAAAACCGATTTGTAGCCGGCATTGAAAAAGGCGAGAAACCTGAACGAACTGTTGAGCTTAAAGCACTCATTCAACCTTTCTTATTGAGAAGAACAAAACAAGATAAAAGCATCGCCCGCTCACTGCCTGATAAACAAGAACAAAAAGAATATATCCCGCTGACAGCGGAACAAGCTTCACTTTACCAGGAGCTAGTTCAAGAAATGCTTCAAGAAACAGAGGAAAAAACAGGATTTGAACGAAAAGGCATGATTTTGCAAACACTAAATAAGCTAAAATTATTATGCAATCATCCAGCTTTGTACTTAAAGGAAAGTGCAGCTAAACAAACGGTACGGCGATCTCATAAAAGTGAAAAAATTATTGAACTCGTAGAGAGCATTCGCACACAGCAAGAAAGCTGTTTAATCTTTACTCAGTATATTGAAACAGGACTCATGCTACAACGAACCTTAGAAAAAGAAATCAACGAGCCGGTTTTATTCCTTCACGGAAGTTTGTCAAAAGAGCAAAGAGATGAAATGGTTGCTCAATTTCAAGCAAGGAAAAAAGCCATCTTTATCCTTTCTCTTCGCGCAGGTGGAACTGGATTGAATTTAACAGCTGCAAATCACGTTATTCATTTTGACCGATGGTGGAACCCAGCCGTTGAAAACCAGGCAACCGATCGGGCCCATCGCATTGGTCAGAATAAATTTGTTCATGTTCATAAATTCATTACAAGAGGAACGATTGAAGAAAAAATTGATGAAGTGATCAATCAAAAACAACATCTCAACAATGAACTCATCCAAGGAGATCAATGGGTAACAGAACTTTCGAATAAAGAGCTACAAGAGCTTCTTGCTTACAGAAATGAATAA
- a CDS encoding C40 family peptidase has product MKKRQLALSLGAIVGGTFLYQASAEASASTVQVKAGDTLWSLSTKYHTTIEALKSVNKLSSNTIRIGQTLSIPSASTSQPSNKEEKPSAPATGSTYKVQSGDTLWKVATRFNMSVEELKRLNTLSSNIIYINQTLKVNGSNSASTPTTSKPAETPSKDANGTYKVQRGDSLSKIASAFHMSVSELKQINGLTSNTIYVNQQLKVSKSAQTTTPTTKPSTSTPSTSSGTLNVSQMISDAKRYMGVPYKWGGTTPSGFDCSGFIYYVMKQQISTTRYTTAGYWSVSTPVSNPQPGDLVFFNTYSSGPTHMGIYLGNRQFIHAGSSTGVTIASLDNSYWSKRYLGAKRFAK; this is encoded by the coding sequence ATGAAAAAAAGGCAGCTCGCTTTATCTCTAGGCGCCATTGTTGGCGGGACATTCTTATATCAAGCTTCAGCTGAAGCATCTGCTTCAACTGTTCAAGTGAAAGCTGGAGATACACTTTGGTCGTTATCTACTAAATATCATACAACGATAGAAGCTTTAAAAAGCGTAAATAAGTTATCTTCAAATACAATTCGCATAGGACAAACGTTATCGATTCCTTCTGCTTCAACCTCTCAACCATCTAATAAGGAAGAAAAGCCTTCAGCTCCTGCTACTGGTTCAACCTATAAAGTTCAAAGCGGCGATACCCTTTGGAAAGTGGCTACTCGTTTTAATATGAGCGTAGAAGAATTAAAACGTTTGAACACTCTTTCTTCCAACATCATTTATATTAACCAAACGTTAAAAGTAAATGGAAGCAACAGCGCATCGACTCCAACTACGAGTAAACCAGCAGAAACTCCTTCTAAGGATGCAAACGGAACTTACAAAGTTCAGCGTGGAGATAGCCTGTCTAAAATAGCTTCGGCATTTCACATGAGCGTGAGCGAATTAAAACAAATAAATGGATTAACGTCTAATACGATTTATGTAAATCAACAATTAAAGGTATCAAAAAGCGCTCAAACAACTACGCCAACAACAAAACCAAGTACATCAACACCTTCAACTTCTAGCGGAACATTAAATGTATCGCAAATGATTTCAGATGCAAAACGTTATATGGGTGTTCCTTACAAATGGGGTGGCACAACTCCTTCTGGTTTCGACTGCAGCGGATTCATTTATTACGTAATGAAACAACAAATTTCTACAACGCGCTATACGACGGCTGGTTATTGGAGTGTATCAACACCCGTAAGTAATCCACAGCCTGGTGACCTAGTGTTTTTTAATACATATTCTAGCGGCCCTACACATATGGGCATTTACCTTGGTAATCGTCAATTTATTCATGCTGGATCTTCTACCGGTGTAACCATTGCAAGCTTAGATAACAGCTACTGGAGCAAGCGCTACTTAGGTGCAAAAAGGTTTGCTAAATAA
- the ssb gene encoding single-stranded DNA-binding protein — protein MINHIVLVGRLTKKPELRYTHEGIAVSTITLAINRTFRNVEGEYDADFVNITLWRKNAENTAAYCDKGAVVGVVGRVQTRTFENNLQQRVYMTDVVADAVKFLSGKPSDSSSFGSNQQEE, from the coding sequence ATGATTAACCATATTGTTCTTGTAGGAAGACTGACAAAAAAGCCGGAGCTTCGATATACCCATGAAGGGATTGCCGTATCTACTATTACGTTAGCAATTAATCGAACGTTTCGAAATGTTGAAGGTGAATATGATGCTGATTTTGTCAACATTACTCTGTGGAGAAAAAATGCAGAAAATACAGCTGCTTACTGTGATAAAGGAGCGGTTGTAGGCGTGGTAGGGCGTGTACAAACGCGCACATTTGAAAATAATCTTCAGCAACGAGTATATATGACCGACGTTGTGGCTGATGCGGTTAAATTTTTAAGTGGAAAGCCATCTGATTCTTCTTCATTTGGTTCAAATCAACAAGAAGAATAA
- a CDS encoding YwpF-like family protein, with amino-acid sequence MKTFKLVSFQLVDDQEKRQSVSLTNGLIINKEDGENNWILEAVIDKKWYDEFHVLLKDKQKVTVEAKITKETNDPATFIATVASITSIGENRISLLMKGVLKERRLHYAEMLLEDLINQGLSGQDLLQQFKLQLRNRPVKSTSKK; translated from the coding sequence ATGAAAACATTTAAACTTGTGTCATTTCAATTGGTTGATGATCAAGAAAAGCGTCAGTCTGTCTCACTAACTAATGGCCTTATTATTAATAAAGAAGACGGCGAAAATAACTGGATTTTAGAAGCAGTTATCGATAAGAAATGGTACGATGAATTTCATGTTTTGTTGAAAGATAAACAAAAAGTGACGGTAGAAGCTAAAATTACGAAAGAAACAAATGATCCAGCTACCTTTATAGCTACCGTGGCTTCCATTACTTCAATTGGTGAAAATCGTATTAGTTTGTTGATGAAAGGTGTTTTAAAAGAACGGAGACTTCATTATGCTGAAATGCTCTTAGAGGATTTAATTAACCAAGGGTTATCAGGTCAAGATTTACTTCAACAGTTCAAACTGCAGCTTCGAAACAGACCGGTAAAAAGTACATCTAAAAAATAA
- a CDS encoding helix-turn-helix domain-containing protein: protein MKDFGERIKHFRLKGGFSQEELANQLNVSRTTISKWECSKQTPSIFDFLSLCNCFQITLDQLIEPSSYKQDYLHDFQLLYLTRKRESDSQENTILTLIDKQPLLKHVLLQFSSLSPTLQKELLTDIIPLLKKLFSALQRQ from the coding sequence ATGAAAGATTTTGGAGAAAGAATTAAACATTTCAGACTAAAAGGAGGATTTTCACAAGAAGAATTAGCAAATCAGTTGAATGTTTCTCGTACAACTATTTCAAAATGGGAATGTTCGAAACAAACGCCTTCCATTTTTGATTTTCTATCTCTATGTAATTGTTTTCAAATTACGCTCGACCAACTTATTGAGCCTTCCTCTTATAAACAAGATTATTTACATGACTTCCAACTTCTTTACTTAACAAGAAAACGTGAATCGGATTCACAGGAAAATACCATTTTAACCCTCATAGATAAACAGCCCTTATTAAAACATGTGCTCTTACAATTTTCATCTCTGTCACCAACTCTTCAAAAAGAGTTGCTAACGGATATTATACCTTTATTAAAGAAACTTTTTTCTGCTTTGCAGCGCCAATAA
- the fabZ gene encoding 3-hydroxyacyl-ACP dehydratase FabZ, with protein sequence MLDIEQIKEIIPHRYPFLLVDRILEVEEGKKAVGLKNVSANEEFFNGHFPDYPVMPGVLIVEALAQVGAVAMLKKEENQGRLAFFAGIDNCRFKKQVRPGDQLRLEVEIVRARGSIGKGKGIATVDGELVCETDIMFALGDKKE encoded by the coding sequence ATGCTTGATATTGAACAAATTAAAGAAATTATTCCACACCGATATCCATTTTTATTGGTCGATCGTATTTTAGAAGTGGAAGAGGGAAAGAAAGCAGTTGGTTTAAAAAACGTATCTGCCAATGAAGAATTTTTTAACGGGCATTTCCCTGACTATCCTGTGATGCCAGGGGTTTTAATTGTAGAAGCTTTGGCTCAGGTAGGAGCAGTAGCTATGCTAAAAAAAGAGGAAAATCAAGGACGTTTAGCATTTTTTGCAGGCATTGACAACTGCCGTTTTAAAAAGCAAGTAAGACCTGGTGATCAACTGCGTTTAGAGGTTGAAATTGTACGTGCGCGTGGATCTATTGGCAAAGGAAAAGGTATCGCAACTGTAGATGGAGAGTTAGTCTGCGAAACAGATATTATGTTTGCTTTAGGCGATAAAAAAGAATAG
- a CDS encoding flagellar hook-basal body protein, with the protein MNRTMITAANTMGQLQQQLDVISHNLSNTNTTGYKSRDASFNDMLYQQVNNQVDQGTEKRLTPSGIRQGSGAYLDQTRLNMTQGAFESTDKPLDVAASNPNVYFQVAVNDSEQPVQYTRDGSFHLRPEGPNNVKLVNGSGQDVLGENGQAIIFSNAFKDIQIDGSGTITVTTNTGVDQFTLGLTNVQKPQELEAKGENLFAFPAGMNQPNMFTDLTGKARETAGVDQGKLEQSNVDLSKELTDMSIAQRAYQFNSRSISIADQMMGLVNGIRA; encoded by the coding sequence ATGAACCGTACAATGATAACAGCGGCTAATACAATGGGGCAGCTACAGCAGCAGCTTGATGTCATCAGTCACAATTTATCTAATACAAATACGACAGGATATAAATCGAGAGACGCTTCATTTAACGATATGCTGTATCAACAAGTAAATAATCAAGTAGACCAGGGAACAGAAAAGCGGCTTACACCGTCTGGAATTCGACAAGGTTCAGGAGCTTATCTAGACCAAACACGCTTAAATATGACGCAAGGTGCTTTTGAAAGTACAGACAAACCATTAGATGTAGCTGCATCAAATCCAAACGTTTATTTTCAAGTTGCCGTAAACGATTCCGAACAGCCTGTACAATATACGCGAGATGGTTCATTTCACCTTAGGCCTGAAGGCCCCAACAATGTTAAATTAGTAAACGGTTCTGGCCAGGATGTGCTGGGGGAAAATGGTCAAGCTATTATTTTCAGTAACGCATTTAAAGATATACAGATTGATGGAAGTGGAACGATAACGGTTACTACGAATACGGGCGTTGACCAGTTTACCCTTGGGTTAACAAATGTCCAAAAGCCGCAGGAGCTAGAAGCTAAAGGAGAAAATCTATTTGCTTTTCCAGCTGGGATGAACCAACCGAATATGTTTACAGATCTGACTGGAAAAGCTCGAGAAACAGCAGGCGTAGATCAAGGGAAATTGGAACAGTCAAATGTAGATTTGAGCAAAGAACTCACTGATATGTCCATTGCCCAACGTGCGTATCAGTTTAATTCCCGCTCTATTTCAATTGCAGACCAAATGATGGGCTTGGTGAATGGAATCAGAGCTTAA
- a CDS encoding flagellar hook-basal body protein, with protein sequence MFKGFYTAAAGMLSQQRQTDLLTNNIANANTPGFKADQGTLKAFPDMLLQRMESEDLPTDRNISVQNKKDIGTINTGVYMQETVPNFTQGDLQQTSQSTDIALMEQNMPTKEGGLFFVVQSPNNTPQYTRNSNFTLDQEGFLTTSTGAYVLNTNNQPIQLKSENFTVDSQGNVTENNQQIAQIGIAYSSDLQTIKKAGNGLYETLNNQSLPSARNNPGISYQLKQGFVERSNVDAAQSMTDLLTAYRAFEANQKIMQAYDRSMDKAANEIGRVR encoded by the coding sequence ATGTTTAAAGGGTTTTACACGGCAGCAGCGGGTATGCTGTCTCAGCAGCGTCAAACTGACTTATTAACGAATAACATAGCAAATGCTAATACGCCAGGATTTAAAGCAGATCAAGGTACGTTAAAGGCATTTCCTGATATGTTACTGCAGCGAATGGAATCTGAAGATTTACCCACTGACCGTAACATCTCTGTTCAGAACAAAAAAGACATAGGTACAATTAATACGGGTGTGTATATGCAAGAAACAGTTCCAAATTTTACACAAGGTGATCTTCAGCAAACGTCTCAATCAACTGATATTGCATTGATGGAGCAAAATATGCCTACAAAAGAGGGCGGCCTATTTTTTGTGGTACAAAGCCCTAATAATACGCCTCAATATACAAGAAACAGTAATTTTACATTAGATCAAGAAGGGTTTTTAACTACGTCTACGGGAGCTTATGTATTAAATACAAATAATCAGCCAATTCAACTGAAAAGTGAAAACTTTACAGTTGATTCACAGGGTAACGTAACGGAAAATAATCAGCAGATTGCACAAATCGGTATTGCTTATTCTAGTGATTTACAAACGATTAAAAAGGCAGGGAATGGATTGTATGAAACGTTGAACAATCAGTCCTTGCCTTCAGCAAGAAATAATCCAGGCATTTCTTATCAGTTAAAGCAAGGATTTGTTGAACGTTCCAATGTAGATGCTGCTCAAAGTATGACGGATTTACTAACAGCTTACAGAGCTTTTGAAGCAAATCAAAAAATAATGCAAGCTTACGATAGAAGCATGGATAAAGCGGCAAATGAAATTGGACGTGTGCGCTAA